CGAGAACTTGCTGAACCCGAGGCGCCGCAGCCCGCTCGCCGTGCCGCTCGTCGTCGTAGCTCTATTCGCCCTGGTCGGCGGAGCCTTCCTCCTCGGCCGCGCGTCGGCCCCCGAAGCCGGACGCGAGCCCGCGACGGCCGCCGCCACCGCCGCTCCCGCCGCGGCCGACGCCGACGCCGATGACACCGATGTGGACGCAGCAGTCGCGGCGATCCCGCCGCCGTCCGCCCATACGGCCATGGGCGACCCGCTCCCGGGCACCAAGGGCCTTCGCCGCCTGGACGTGAAGGTGCAGGGCTCGCTCTCCGCGACGATCAACGGCGTCATCGGCGCCGAGGTCGGCGATCCGCTCGCCCTGGTGACGAGCCGCCTCCTCGTGTGGTGGCTCGACGTGGCGCGCGATCTTCGCCCCGGCGATCACCTCGAGCTGATCTACGAGCTCCCCGAGAACAGCGAGCCGGTGGTCCACGCCCTGCGCTTCCGCTCGGGCAAGCAGGGGCGCCGCTTCGAGGCGTACCGCCATCAGCTCCCGAGCAGCCGCTTCGCCCACTACTACGACGAGGATGGCAAGGAGGTCGAGCAGCGCCTCGAGAGCTCGCCGATCGACGCCTACGAGCAGGTGACGAGCCTCCTCAAGGACGGCAGGCGCCACAAGGGCGTGGACTTCAAGGCGCCCGTCGGCACGCCCGTGACCATGCCGTGGGCCGGCGTGGTCCGCCGCAAGAACTGGAACTACCGCGCCAACGGCGGGAGCCTCGAGATCGAGGACACCCGCGGGCGCCGGATCCTCTTCCTCCACCTCTCGGAGATCGCGAAGGGAATCGACGCCGGGACGCGGGTAGCGAAGGGCCAGAAGGTCGCCCTCTCGGGCAACACCGGCCGCTCGACGGCGCCGCACCTCCACTACCAGGTGATGTCGTCGGCCGGAAAGGTCCTCGACCCCTTCGACCTCCACGAGACGTATCGGCGCGCCATCCCCGCCGGAGAAAAAGACGGCTACCTGGCCGCGGTTCGCGACCTGTCGGCGCACTTCGCCGGCGCCGACCTGGCGGCCGACGCTCCGTAGCGGCCCTTCTCAACGGGGCGGTGGATTCACTCACGCCGCCCCGCCCCGCGAATCGAGCTCCGGACACGACGAAGGGGACGATGCAATTGCATCGTCCCCTTCGTTCATCGGGCGCGCTGGAGAGGCGGGCGAGCCCGGTTGGGCTTACCAGCCCTCGCCGTCGAACTCGTCGCCGCGCCGACGACCGCCGCGGCGGTCGCGGCCCCGCTTCCCGCGGTCGCCGCGGTCACGGTAGTCGCCGTCCTCGGGAGGCTTGTAGCCGTCCGGCCCCGTGGCGGGGATCGCCGCCGCGGCGGGCGGCGGGGCGAAGTCGGGAGCAGGCGGGAAGCCAGGGCCCCTGGGAGGCCGAGGACCGCGATCGTTGAAGCCCCCAGCGGGACGCGCACCCGGGGGCCACCGGGTCCCGGCCGCGGGCCGCCGAAGCCGCCCCCGCCCGGCCGCGGGCCGCCGAAGCCGCCTCCGCCAGGACGCGGGCCGCCGAAGCCGCCTCCGCCCGGACGCGGGCCGCCGAAGCCCCCACCCGGCCGACCACCCATGCCGCCGCTCGGCCGAGGATCGCGTTCTCGCGCTTCCTTGACGGTCAGCGCGCGGCCGGCGTGCATCTTTCCATCGACCTCACGGATCGCCTGGGAGGCCTCCTCGTCGGTGCCCAGCTCGACGAAGGCGAACCCTCTCGAGCGTCCCGTTTCGCGATCCATGACGATGTGAACGTCGGTGACCGTCCTGCCACTCTCCGTGAACAGCGCCTTGACCTCATCGGCGGTGGCGGAGTACGGCAGGTTCCCGCAATAGAGCCTCTTGCCCATGCAGCTTCACGCCCGGCGGCGCCTACGCCCCGGAACGCTTCCTCGGTTGTCGCCTCCCGCCTCCCTCTACACGCCGTCGGAACCCGAATGGTTCCTCTGGACGCGGCGTGCGTCGTTCCTGGAGCAGGAGTCTTGCGACAGGTGAAACGCTATCCGGCTACCGGGATTTCGTCAACGTATCCCGAAAGCCGGTGTCGGATAGAGTGTCAGTGGTAGATGCCCCGCGACCCCGTGGCCCCCTCGCGAACCATCAGGTACGCGAGCTTGGAGAGGCGCAGATCGTCCACGCGCTGCCCCGATTCGGGGATCTGCAACCCTTCCGGGCCCCAGGAGGGCTCGAAGAGGATCGCGTTCGCCGCGCCGTCGTAGCCGAGCTGGACCAGGGAGTCCTGCGGATAGGTCCGGCAGTTCTTCGCACAACAGGTGAACGCCTCTTCCACCCGATACAGGCCCTCGGAGAGGAGCGGCTTGAGCGTCGCGGCCAGGGCGGCGCTCTGCACCGTGATCCCCCGGCTCGAGAAGTTCGCGCGGTTGTGAGCCCAGGACTCGGGCAGGTAGATCCCCGGACCCGGATCGCCGTGGTCGTGGAAGAGGACGAGCCGGCCCGCCGGGACCTGGCCGATCTCCTCGGTGGTCACGTAGAGGCCGCAGGGAGGAAACGTGGGGGCCATCAGTCGCGCTCCAGGTAGGTGTAGCCCGCGAGGCCTTCCTCGTAGGCGCGGAGAACGTAGCGAGACTCGTCGAGCGTGATCTTGCCGCCGCGGAGCGCCTGCTCGACGGAGCGGCGGAGCCGTGCGACCAGCTCCTCCTTGCTGTAGCTCACGTACTTGAGGACCTCGGCCACGGTGTCGCCGGGGGCGACGTGGTCGATGACGTATCCGCCGTCGCCCAGGCTCACCTGCACGTCGTTGGTGTCGCCGAAGAGGTTGTGGAGGTCGCCCAGGATCTCCTGGTACGCGCCGACGAGGAAGATCCCCAGGTAGTAGTCGGAGCCGTTGACCGGATGGAGCTCGAGCACGTCCTTGACGTCGCGACGGTCGATGAAGTGCTCGATCTTGCCGTCCGAATCACACGTGATGTCAGCGAGCACCGCACGGCGCGTGGGCTCCTCGCCCAGCCGATGGATCGGCATCACCGGGAAGAGGTGATCGATCGCCCAGGAATCCGGGAGCGACTGGAAGACGGAGAAGTTGCAGAAGTACGTATCGGAGAGGGTCTTCTCCAGGTGCTCGAGCTCCTCGGGGCGCTCGTCGAGCTCGGAGGCGAGCTTCGCCACGCGGTGGCAGAGGCTCCAGTAGATCCTCTCGGCCATCACCCTCTCGTCGAGGGAGAGGTGCCCGAGGCTGAAGAGCTGGAGGCACTCCTCCTTGAGGTCGACCGCGTCGTGGTAGGCCTCCTGGAGGTTCTTGCGCGTGACTTCCTTGTAGGTGGCGAAGAGGTTCTTCACCACCGGCGCGGCGTCGGCGGGGATCGAGTCCGGAACGGGCTTGTTCTCGAACTCCAGCGTCCCGAGGACGTCGACCACGAGCACCGCGTGGTGGGCCACCACCGCGCGCCCCGACTCGGACACGATGTAGGGGTGCGGCACGCTCGCCGTGTCGCAGATCTCCTTGAGGCCGTACACGAT
The Vulgatibacter incomptus DNA segment above includes these coding regions:
- a CDS encoding RNA-binding protein, whose amino-acid sequence is MGKRLYCGNLPYSATADEVKALFTESGRTVTDVHIVMDRETGRSRGFAFVELGTDEEASQAIREVDGKMHAGRALTVKEARERDPRPSGGMGGRPGGGFGGPRPGGGGFGGPRPGGGGFGGPRPGGGGFGGPRPGPGGPRVRVPLGASTIAVLGLPGALASRLLPTSPRRPPRRRSPPRGRTATSLPRTATTVTAATAGSGAATAAAVVGAATSSTARAGKPNRARPPLQRAR
- a CDS encoding M23 family metallopeptidase, whose amino-acid sequence is MAINENLLNPRRRSPLAVPLVVVALFALVGGAFLLGRASAPEAGREPATAAATAAPAAADADADDTDVDAAVAAIPPPSAHTAMGDPLPGTKGLRRLDVKVQGSLSATINGVIGAEVGDPLALVTSRLLVWWLDVARDLRPGDHLELIYELPENSEPVVHALRFRSGKQGRRFEAYRHQLPSSRFAHYYDEDGKEVEQRLESSPIDAYEQVTSLLKDGRRHKGVDFKAPVGTPVTMPWAGVVRRKNWNYRANGGSLEIEDTRGRRILFLHLSEIAKGIDAGTRVAKGQKVALSGNTGRSTAPHLHYQVMSSAGKVLDPFDLHETYRRAIPAGEKDGYLAAVRDLSAHFAGADLAADAP
- the speA gene encoding biosynthetic arginine decarboxylase — its product is MTNAVPRKWTLADSIETYEIRTWGSPYFGVNEKGNVSIHPDGPGGPSADLKELVDEVRRRGIGLPLLLRFSDILRKRVTELNESFARAIAEYGYSSEYRGVYPIKVNQVSNVVAEILNAGRPYHYGLEAGSKPELLAVMALIDDPEALIVCNGYKDEEYVETALLASKLDRKVILVVEKLSELPLIAAVSKKLGVRPRIGIRVKLSSRGSGRWEASGGDRSKFGLSASEVLEAMAFMRQQELLDCFKLLHFHLGSQISAIRSFKNALREAGRFYVELAKAGAPLEYFDVGGGLGVDYDGSQTNFASSMNYTMQEYANDIVYGLKEICDTASVPHPYIVSESGRAVVAHHAVLVVDVLGTLEFENKPVPDSIPADAAPVVKNLFATYKEVTRKNLQEAYHDAVDLKEECLQLFSLGHLSLDERVMAERIYWSLCHRVAKLASELDERPEELEHLEKTLSDTYFCNFSVFQSLPDSWAIDHLFPVMPIHRLGEEPTRRAVLADITCDSDGKIEHFIDRRDVKDVLELHPVNGSDYYLGIFLVGAYQEILGDLHNLFGDTNDVQVSLGDGGYVIDHVAPGDTVAEVLKYVSYSKEELVARLRRSVEQALRGGKITLDESRYVLRAYEEGLAGYTYLERD